The Salminus brasiliensis chromosome 3, fSalBra1.hap2, whole genome shotgun sequence genome contains a region encoding:
- the rpl15 gene encoding large ribosomal subunit protein eL15 — protein sequence MGAYKYMQELWRKKQSDVMRFLLRVRCWQYRQLSSLHRAPRPTRPDKARRLGYKAKQGYVIYRVRVRRGGRKRPVPKGATYGKPVHHGVNQIKFARSLQSTAEERAGRHCGGLRVLNSYWVGEDSTYKFFEVILIDTFHKAIRRNPDTQWITKAVHKHREMRGLTSAGKKSRGLGKGHKFHLTIGGSRRAAWRRRNTLQLHRYR from the exons ATGGGTGCGTACAAGTACATGCAGGAGCTATGGAGGAAGAAGCAGTCGGACGTGATGAGGTTCTTGCTCCGTGTCCGCTGCTGGCAGTACCGTCAGCTCTCCTCCCTCCATCGTGCTCCCAGACCCACTAGACCTGACAAGGCTCGCAGACTGGGTTACAAGGCCAAGCAGG GTTACGTCATCTACCGCGTGCGTGTGCGCCGTGGTGGTCGCAAACGCCCCGTGCCCAAAGGTGCCACCTATGGCAAGCCTGTGCACCATGGTGTCAACCAGATCAAATTCGCTCGCAGCCTGCAGTCCACTGCTGAG GAGCGTGCTGGCCGTCACTGTGGAGGTCTCCGCGTGCTGAACTCTTACTGGGTAGGAGAAGACTCCACGTACAAATTCTTTGAGGTGATCCTTATCGACACTTTCCACAAGGCCATCAGACGCAACCCAGATACCCAGTGGATCACAAAGGCCGTGCACAAGCACAGGGAAATGCGCGGCCTCACATCCGCCGGCAAGAAGAGCCGTGGCCTGGGCAAGGGCCACAAGTTCCACCTCACAATTGGTGGTTCCCGCCGTGCGGCCTGGAGGAGACGCAACACTCTGCAGCTGCACCGTTACCGTTAA
- the nkiras1 gene encoding NF-kappa-B inhibitor-interacting Ras-like protein 1, with product MGKGCKVVVCGFASVGKTAILEQLLYGNHSVGAELNETQEDIYVASVETDRGVREQLRLYDTRGLRDGQDLPKHYFSVADGFVLVYSVDSLESFKKVDLLKKEIDKSRDKKEVMVIVLGNKADLRERRQVEQEVAQQWARGEKVKLWEVSVMERSSLIEPFTTLTSRLTQPQSKSAFPLPGRKSKGTPANDI from the exons ATGGGGAAAGGCTGCAAGGTTGTGGTGTGTGGCTTTGCCTCTGTCGGTAAAACAGCTATTCTCGAACAGTTACTGTACGGCAACCACAGTGTGG GTGCAGAATTGAATGAAACCCAGGAAGATATTTATGTTGCCTCCGTTGAGACAGACCGTGGAGTGAGGGAGCAGTTACGGTTATATGACACAAGGGGGCTCCGAGATGGCCAGGATCTTCCAAAACATTACTTCTCCGTGGCTGACGGCTTTGTGCTGGTCTACAGCGTTGATAGTCTGGAGTCTTTCAAGAAAGTTGACCTgctaaagaaagaaatagacAAATCCAGGGACAAAAAGGAG GTGATGGTGATTGTGCTGGGTAACAAGGCTGATCTGCGAGAGCGTCGTCAGGTGGAGCAGGAGGTGGCTCAGCAGTGGGCCCGTGGGGAGAAAGTGAAGCTGTGGGAGGTGAGCGTTATGGAGCGCAGCTCCCTCATCGAGCCCTTCACAACCCTCACAAGCCGCCTCACTCAGCCCCAGAGCAAATCTGCCTTCCCTCTACCCGGCCGCAAGAGCAAGGGCACCCCCGCCAACGACATTTAA